A DNA window from Dictyoglomus sp. contains the following coding sequences:
- a CDS encoding ABC transporter permease — protein sequence MNVLRDLLRDGKFRFGFIVICILLFLAFLSFFCPYDPTRWNIFPRDLPPSFQHILGTNSKGQDVFWEATFAIRNSLIISVIAALFSRIIAIIVGLVAGYLGGRVDRFLMFLSDSFLILPLLPILILISSLIKGHLSLFSLGILLGIFGWPWDARLIRAQVLSLREREFTYTSILSGYSTLNLVIKEYFPFVLPLVFSTVINNMGWSIGLEVTLSILGLSNLAIPTLGTTLHWAINYQAMLLGIWWWLLTPIVISVFLFISLYLLSVSISEYSDPRTRIQRIGIAKE from the coding sequence GTGAATGTATTAAGAGATCTTTTAAGAGATGGGAAATTTAGATTTGGCTTTATAGTTATATGTATCCTTTTATTCTTAGCCTTTTTATCTTTCTTTTGTCCCTATGATCCCACAAGATGGAATATTTTTCCACGGGATCTTCCTCCTTCTTTTCAACATATCTTAGGAACAAACTCAAAGGGACAAGATGTCTTTTGGGAAGCAACCTTTGCCATAAGAAATTCTCTTATTATATCAGTAATTGCAGCACTATTCTCACGAATAATTGCTATAATTGTAGGATTAGTTGCAGGATATTTAGGAGGAAGAGTGGATAGATTTTTAATGTTCTTAAGTGATAGTTTCCTTATCTTACCTCTTCTTCCCATATTGATATTGATATCCTCTCTAATAAAAGGTCATTTAAGTTTATTTTCTTTAGGTATTCTTCTTGGGATATTTGGATGGCCTTGGGATGCAAGATTAATAAGAGCTCAGGTTCTAAGTTTGAGAGAAAGAGAATTTACATATACTTCTATTTTGTCAGGTTATTCAACTCTAAATTTAGTAATAAAAGAGTATTTCCCCTTTGTTCTTCCTTTAGTGTTCTCCACAGTAATTAACAATATGGGATGGAGTATAGGATTAGAAGTAACATTATCTATTTTAGGATTATCAAATCTTGCCATTCCTACCCTTGGAACAACCCTTCACTGGGCAATAAATTATCAAGCTATGCTTCTTGGCATTTGGTGGTGGCTACTAACTCCCATTGTAATTTCAGTGTTTTTATTCATAAGTTTATATCTTCTTTCCGTAAGTATAAGTGAATATTC